From Clarias gariepinus isolate MV-2021 ecotype Netherlands chromosome 2, CGAR_prim_01v2, whole genome shotgun sequence, one genomic window encodes:
- the snx1a gene encoding sorting nexin-1a, with protein sequence MAAGSERSPPPFPDSEEQDQEPELGEDDDSDEGADIFTGSELFLKPADSLIHASEPPKDVFGTAGEDPLSNLSGTNTKSASDSKGAASVEVDLFADPLSESGADKNSAALPKISEAPTKSDGVSKSSAAQPQNEVKKPENIFEEPPKDGTTKLAAGKKAPSTDLFGDDDGDDLFEEPLQAAVKKPQVKETSKGQTDQSKNATTDLFAEEVIRVPAAAAAAKPSMDTSSKTNGLHSDEDDLFSEATVELSLDSPRNDRRKRETPKASAPASSQLASASAPKPQPKTLEELEEEEEKEDKFDLNISVTNPEKVGDGMNAYMAYRVSTQTTLPMFRSKQFTVRRRFSDFLGLYEKLSEKHSQNGHIVPPPPEKSILGMTKVKVGKEDPSSAEFVERRRAALERYLQRLVSHPSLLQDPDLREFLEKDELPRAVSTQALSGAGFLKMINKATDAVSKMTIKMNESDIWFEEKLQEVESEDQQLRKLHIMVESLVNHRKELSVNTAVFAKSVAMLGSSEDNTALSRALSQLAEVEDRIEQLHQDQASSDFFVFAEHLADYIRLLGAVRACFDQRMKAWQRWQEAQNMLQKKRETEAKLLWANKPDKLQQAKDEISEWESKVSQYERDFERVSATVRKEVIRFEKEKARDFKKQIVRYLESLANSQQQMIKYWEAFLPEAKAIA encoded by the exons ATGGCGGCCGGCTCGGAGCGCAGTCCGCCTCCTTTTCCCGACTCAGAGGAGCAGGACCAGGAGCCTGAGTTAGGCGAGGACGATGACAGCGATGAAGGAGCGGACATTTTCACAGGCAGT GAGCTTTTTCTTAAACCGGCAGATTCTCTTATTCACGCCAGTGAGCCTCCTAAAGACGTCTTCGGTACAGCTGGAGAAGATCCCTTGAGCAACCTGAGCGGGACGAACACCAAGTCAGCGAGTGACTCTAAAGGAGCCGCCAGCGTGGAGGTCGACCTGTTTGCTGATCCTTTAAGCGAGTCTGGAGCTGATAAAAACAGTGCGGCTTTACCGAAAATCAGCGAGGCGCCTACAAAGAGTGATGGCGTCAGCAAGAGCTCAGCGGCACAGCCTCAAAACGAGGTCAAAAAGCCTGAGAACATTTTCGAAGAGCCACCAAAAGACGGTACTACTAAACTTGCGGCTGGTAAGAAAGCACCCAGCACTGACCTGTTTGGAGATGATGATGGTGACGACCTGTTTGAGGAGCCTTTGCAAGCTGCAGTGAAGAAACCTCAGGTAAAGGAAACCAGTAAAGGGCAGACTGATCAGTCTAAGAATGCCACTACTGACCTTTTTGCTGAGGAGGTCATCCGAGtccctgctgctgctgctgctgctaaaCCTAGCATGGACACCAGTTCCAAAACCAATGGCTTGCATTCGGACGAGGACGATCTGTTTTCAG aggccACTGTTGAGCTGTCTCTGGACAGTCCTCGAAATGACCGCAGGAAGAGAGAAACACCAAAGGCCTCGGCACCAGCTTCCTCTCAGTTGGCTTCAGCGAGTGCCCCCAAACCTCAGCCTAAAACACTAGAGGAG ctggaggaggaagaggaaaaggAGGACAAATTTGATTTGAACATTTCAGTTACAAACCCTGAGAAAGTCG GTGATGGTATGAATGCCTACATGGCCTACAGAGTCTCCACACAA acgACATTACCCATGTTCCGCAGTAAGCAGTTCACCGTGCGCAGGCGCTTCAGCGACTTTTTGGGTCTCTACGAAAAACTGTCAGAAAAACATTCGCAGAATGGACACATTGTGCCTCCGCCGCCAGAGAAGAGCATTCTGG gaaTGACAAAAGTAAAGGTGGGAAAGGAAGATCCATCATCAGCTGAGTTTGTTGAAAGGAGAAGAGCTGCTCTGGAAAG GTACCTCCAGAGACTTGTGTCTCATCCATCACTGCTGCAAGACCCAGATCTGAGAGAGTTTTTAGAGAAGGATGAG TTACCCAGGGCAGTTAGTACCCAGGCACTGAGTGGAGCTGGATTCCTGAAGATGATCAACAAGGCCACTGATGCAGTCAGCAAGATGACCATCAAAATGAATGAGTCAGACATT TGGTTTGAAGAGAAGCTGCAGGAGGTGGAGAGTGAGGACCAACAGCTGAGGAAGTTACACATCATGGTTGAGTCACTGGTTAACCACAGGAAAG AGTTGTCTGTAAACACAGCTGTGTTTGCGAAAAGTGTGGCAATGTTGGGTAGTTCGGAAGATAACACCGCGCTCTCCCGAGCTCTGTCCCAGCTGGCCGAAGTGGAGGATCGCATCGAGCAACTTCATCAGGACCAGGCTTCTAGTGACTTCTTCGTCTTCGCTGAGCATCTTGCAGACTACATCCGCTTGCTTGGAGCAGTCAGG GCTTGCTTCGACCAGCGGATGAAGGCATGGCAGCGCTGGCAGGAGGCTCAGAACATGCTGCAGAAGAAACGAGAGACTGAGGCCAAGCTGCTGTGGGCCAACAAACCAGACAAACTTCAGCAAGCTAAGGATGAGATCTCAGAG TGGGAGTCTAAGGTCAGTCAGTATGAAAGAGACTTTGAGAGAGTATCTGCCACTGTACGAAAGGAAGTCATCAGGTTTGAG AAAGAGAAGGCTCGGGATTTCAAGAAACAAATTGTGCGATATTTGGAGTCGCTGGCGAATTCACAGCAACAG ATGATCAAGTACTGGGAGGCCTTCTTACCAGAGGCAAAAGCAATTGCTTGA